From Achromobacter spanius, a single genomic window includes:
- the recJ gene encoding single-stranded-DNA-specific exonuclease RecJ gives MVSPRLTIRPADLAACHVLESSGIHPLLARLWAARGVTHPDQTRLAWPSLLPPAGLTHSAHAAGVLADAIQAGKKLLIVADYDCDGATACAVGLRALSAMGADVDFLVPNRFETGYGLSPAVVELACRHRAGKPDIIITVDNGIASVDGVAAANEAGIGVVITDHHLPGDTLPDALAIVNPNQPGCGFPSKNLAGVGVIFYMMLALRAELRRRGVYAPDGGPRLDALSDLVALGTVADVVKLDANNRLLVTQGLQRMRSGRLQPGLRALFAVAGREPRSANGFDLGFALGPRINAAGRLADMSLGIACLTTDDEAQALEMARELDNINRERRTIEAEMREQALAAMEAPDAASGATVCVFDPGWHQGVVGLVASRLKEKFWRPTLAFAPAGDDEIRGSGRSIPNVHLRDALDLVSKRHPNLIRKFGGHAMAAGLTLGKADFPAFAPAFDAAVRELTGRDTFEPVIETDGSLETGYANADVAGMLQQQVWGAGFAAPLFLDEFVVRNQRLVGEKHLKLSLERGHQRFDAIWFGHDQSLPEHIQAAYRLEQNVWNGMVSVQLVIEHAG, from the coding sequence GTGGTCTCACCCCGCTTAACCATCCGTCCGGCCGATCTGGCCGCCTGCCACGTCCTCGAATCCTCCGGCATCCACCCGCTGCTGGCCCGCTTGTGGGCCGCACGCGGCGTGACGCATCCCGACCAGACCCGGCTCGCCTGGCCGTCCCTGCTGCCGCCGGCCGGCCTGACCCATTCTGCCCACGCGGCGGGCGTCCTGGCCGACGCCATCCAGGCCGGGAAAAAGCTGCTGATCGTGGCCGACTACGATTGCGACGGCGCCACCGCCTGCGCCGTCGGCCTGCGCGCGCTGTCGGCGATGGGCGCCGATGTCGACTTCCTGGTGCCCAACCGATTCGAGACCGGCTACGGCCTGTCTCCCGCCGTCGTGGAACTCGCCTGCCGCCACCGCGCGGGCAAGCCCGACATCATCATCACGGTCGACAACGGCATCGCCAGCGTCGACGGCGTGGCCGCTGCCAACGAGGCCGGCATCGGCGTGGTCATCACCGATCACCACCTGCCGGGCGACACCCTGCCGGACGCGCTGGCCATCGTGAACCCCAATCAGCCCGGCTGCGGCTTTCCGTCCAAGAACCTGGCCGGCGTGGGCGTCATCTTCTACATGATGCTGGCGCTGCGCGCCGAACTGCGGCGCCGCGGCGTCTATGCCCCCGATGGCGGCCCGCGCCTGGACGCCTTGTCCGACCTGGTCGCGCTGGGCACGGTGGCCGACGTGGTCAAGCTGGACGCGAACAACCGCCTGCTGGTCACGCAGGGTCTGCAGCGCATGCGCAGCGGCCGTCTGCAGCCCGGACTGCGTGCGCTCTTCGCCGTCGCCGGCCGTGAGCCGCGCAGCGCCAACGGTTTCGACCTGGGCTTCGCGCTGGGACCGCGCATCAACGCCGCGGGCCGCCTGGCCGACATGAGCCTGGGCATCGCCTGCCTGACCACCGACGACGAGGCGCAGGCGCTGGAAATGGCGCGCGAGCTGGACAACATCAACCGCGAACGCCGCACGATCGAGGCCGAAATGCGCGAGCAGGCGTTGGCCGCGATGGAGGCGCCTGACGCCGCCTCGGGCGCCACCGTCTGCGTGTTCGACCCGGGCTGGCATCAGGGCGTCGTGGGGCTGGTCGCCTCCCGCCTGAAAGAGAAGTTCTGGCGCCCCACCCTGGCGTTCGCGCCGGCCGGCGACGACGAGATCCGCGGCTCCGGCCGTTCGATTCCGAACGTGCACCTGCGCGATGCGCTGGACCTCGTGTCCAAGCGCCACCCCAACCTGATCCGCAAGTTTGGCGGCCATGCCATGGCGGCCGGCCTGACGCTGGGCAAGGCGGATTTCCCGGCCTTCGCCCCCGCGTTCGACGCCGCAGTGCGCGAGCTCACCGGCCGCGACACCTTCGAGCCCGTCATCGAAACCGACGGCTCGCTGGAAACCGGCTACGCCAACGCCGACGTGGCCGGCATGCTGCAGCAGCAGGTCTGGGGCGCGGGCTTTGCCGCCCCCCTGTTCCTGGACGAATTCGTCGTGCGCAATCAGCGGCTGGTCGGCGAAAAGCACTTGAAACTATCGCTGGAACGCGGCCACCAACGTTTCGACGCCATCTGGTTCGGCCACGACCAATCCCTGCCGGAACACATCCAGGCGGCGTACCGCCTGGAACAGAACGTGTGGAACGGGATGGTGTCGGTGCAACTGGTGATCGAACACGCCGGGTAG